A DNA window from Nitrospira sp. contains the following coding sequences:
- a CDS encoding hypothetical protein (Evidence 5 : Unknown function; MaGe:77310822): MHGAVCLGRVERIQWSETPVSRQTVQPVVSRLTGEQKDEGARDSTSLLTSQKEDAL; the protein is encoded by the coding sequence GTGCATGGGGCAGTGTGTCTAGGGAGAGTCGAGCGCATTCAGTGGAGTGAGACCCCTGTGAGTAGGCAGACGGTTCAACCTGTAGTGAGCCGGTTGACGGGCGAGCAGAAGGATGAGGGGGCTCGTGACTCAACTAGCTTGCTGACATCACAGAAGGAGGATGCATTATGA
- a CDS encoding Integrin (MaGe:77310823), translating into MSQDSLTSVKSAAIRRNLFLYGLLFGLTGCGGDDASPRLVGMPTLSASLIQQAYVKASNTNSGDNFGFQVALDGDTLVVGAWNEDSTGVNGNQADNTARDSGAVYVFTRTNRTWAQQAYLKASNTRAGDRFGTTLALDSDTLVVGAWLEDSAATGVNGIQTDSNAGDSGAVYVFTRTNGSWTQQAYLKASNTGAGDRFGSALALSDDTLAVGASREDSAATGVNGDQADNSAADSGAVYVFTRANHVWTQQVYLKASNTGAGDRFGSALALSGDTLAVGASQEDSAATGVNGNQVDNTAGDSGAVYIYTRTNGSWTQQAYLKASNTDAGDAFGDPVALSGNTLIVGATGERSAATGGNGNQSNNHAFSSGAVYVLTRSGGVWAQQAYLKASNTGASDFFGNAVALSGDTLVVAAMWEDSAATGVNGNQSNNHASSSGAVYVFTRAGGVWAQQTYVKASNANASDYFGSSVALSGDRLAVGASGEGSIATGVNGDQSDNSAGNSGAVYVFQ; encoded by the coding sequence ATGAGTCAAGACAGCCTGACATCGGTGAAGAGTGCTGCAATCCGGCGGAACCTGTTTCTATACGGATTGCTGTTTGGGCTGACTGGTTGCGGAGGGGATGATGCTTCGCCGCGGCTGGTAGGGATGCCGACGCTCTCGGCCTCCCTGATCCAGCAGGCATACGTGAAAGCCTCGAATACGAATTCCGGTGATAACTTTGGTTTTCAAGTTGCGCTGGACGGGGACACCTTAGTAGTTGGAGCTTGGAATGAAGATAGTACCGGGGTCAATGGCAATCAGGCCGACAATACTGCAAGAGACAGTGGGGCGGTGTATGTATTCACGCGCACGAATAGGACCTGGGCGCAGCAGGCCTATCTCAAAGCCTCCAATACACGCGCCGGAGACCGCTTTGGCACGACCCTGGCTTTGGACAGCGATACCTTAGTGGTTGGCGCTTGGCTTGAAGATAGCGCGGCGACCGGGGTCAACGGCATTCAGACAGACAGCAATGCCGGGGATAGTGGGGCGGTCTATGTGTTTACGCGGACGAATGGAAGCTGGACCCAGCAGGCCTATCTCAAAGCCTCGAATACAGGGGCCGGGGATCGTTTTGGCAGCGCCTTGGCATTAAGCGACGATACGCTGGCGGTTGGAGCCTCGCGAGAGGACAGTGCCGCGACTGGGGTCAATGGTGACCAGGCCGACAACAGCGCGGCGGACAGCGGGGCCGTCTATGTGTTTACACGCGCGAACCATGTCTGGACGCAGCAGGTGTATCTCAAAGCCTCGAATACAGGGGCCGGGGATCGTTTTGGCAGCGCCTTGGCATTAAGTGGCGACACACTGGCGGTTGGAGCTTCGCAAGAGGACAGTGCCGCGACTGGGGTCAATGGCAATCAGGTCGATAATACTGCGGGGGACAGCGGGGCGGTCTATATATATACGCGGACGAATGGGAGCTGGACGCAGCAGGCGTATCTCAAAGCCTCGAATACAGACGCTGGGGACGCTTTTGGCGATCCGGTGGCTTTGAGCGGCAATACGTTGATCGTCGGGGCCACGGGGGAGCGCAGCGCCGCGACGGGGGGCAATGGCAATCAATCCAATAACCACGCGTTCAGTAGTGGAGCGGTGTATGTGCTCACACGCAGCGGAGGAGTGTGGGCGCAACAAGCCTATCTCAAAGCTTCGAATACGGGCGCGAGCGACTTCTTCGGTAATGCTGTGGCACTGAGTGGCGATACCTTGGTGGTTGCGGCAATGTGGGAGGATAGCGCCGCGACGGGAGTCAATGGCAATCAATCCAATAACCACGCTTCCAGTAGTGGAGCGGTGTATGTATTCACGCGCGCCGGTGGGGTATGGGCTCAGCAAACGTATGTGAAAGCGTCGAATGCAAATGCGTCAGATTATTTTGGCTCGAGTGTGGCGCTGAGCGGCGACAGGCTGGCGGTTGGGGCTTCTGGAGAGGGCAGTATTGCGACTGGGGTTAACGGCGATCAGAGCGACAACAGCGCCGGGAACAGCGGGGCGGTGTACGTGTTTCAGTAG
- a CDS encoding HDOD domain-containing protein (MaGe:77310824) produces the protein MASAQELVQSCSNIFTLPEIYFRVRDVVDNHESTMDDLANALKLDPAISARLLKIVNSPFYGFPKQIDTITRAVNLIGMQAVSDLVTATTVGRTFTGMTTEVMDLSAYWRKSVLSALMAGKIAKSCSIDDSERFFIEGLLRDIGHLVLYQTIPQRAQSALIEAGNLGTPLAEVEQASIGCDFAEVGAELIRVWGMPTQIEQAVRHQLRPDEAGEYALHASIVHLAGVIADHSELPKAQVPPALPFHLYAIQTTQFKDSSRPALLMEAHASLEETLALFSPMAIAA, from the coding sequence ATGGCATCGGCGCAAGAGCTCGTCCAATCCTGTTCAAACATCTTTACCCTGCCGGAAATTTACTTTCGCGTCAGGGATGTCGTCGATAACCATGAGTCAACTATGGACGACCTCGCCAATGCGCTAAAGCTCGACCCCGCCATCTCCGCCAGGCTCCTGAAGATCGTCAACAGCCCCTTTTATGGATTCCCGAAACAGATCGATACCATTACCCGCGCCGTGAATCTCATCGGCATGCAAGCTGTCAGCGACCTCGTCACCGCCACCACTGTTGGACGGACCTTCACCGGCATGACAACAGAAGTGATGGATCTCTCCGCCTATTGGCGCAAGAGCGTGCTCTCCGCACTGATGGCGGGAAAGATTGCCAAATCTTGCAGCATCGACGACAGCGAGCGATTCTTTATCGAAGGGTTATTGCGCGACATCGGCCACCTCGTCCTCTATCAGACTATCCCGCAACGCGCCCAATCCGCGCTCATCGAAGCCGGCAATCTCGGCACGCCGCTCGCCGAAGTGGAGCAGGCCAGCATCGGCTGCGACTTCGCCGAAGTCGGCGCGGAGCTTATTCGCGTGTGGGGCATGCCGACACAAATCGAACAGGCTGTCCGCCACCAGCTCCGCCCCGATGAAGCTGGCGAATATGCGCTCCATGCCTCCATCGTCCACCTCGCCGGCGTCATCGCCGACCACAGCGAATTACCCAAGGCTCAAGTCCCGCCCGCGCTCCCCTTCCATCTCTACGCGATCCAGACAACCCAATTCAAAGACAGCAGCCGGCCAGCCCTGCTCATGGAAGCACATGCGTCATTGGAAGAAACCCTGGCGCTCTTCAGCCCCATGGCCATAGCCGCCTAG
- a CDS encoding conserved exported protein of unknown function (Evidence 4 : Unknown function but conserved in other organisms; MaGe:77310825): MFIRHTTTNGLLLFALIGLPLPSQAAEAMNGRLEITGEYRYAVHESESAADANSLACREAWRQAVIDSSLYREYTTSVIDSPLLRGLSYTLADHHVHDPKVVAQTEQGRTISCRVQGYLQIDESARVIRTQLTGGPAPAEGIDQNRVLRILTVQEEPNSTIAIQYQALKRLDWLGTHYQGGLRESADIMVDFYDSAGLLLKTERYAARRTPSGDDVMNPGAVAILKVAKPAEAKTFRVWLVK; this comes from the coding sequence ATGTTTATCCGCCACACCACGACCAACGGCCTGCTGCTCTTCGCACTGATCGGCCTTCCTCTTCCTTCACAAGCAGCGGAAGCCATGAACGGCCGACTTGAAATCACCGGCGAGTATCGCTATGCCGTCCACGAGTCAGAGTCTGCCGCCGATGCCAATTCGCTCGCTTGCAGGGAAGCCTGGCGGCAAGCCGTAATCGATTCATCGCTCTATCGTGAATACACTACCTCGGTCATCGACTCGCCTCTCTTGCGTGGACTGTCCTATACACTCGCCGATCATCATGTTCACGACCCCAAGGTCGTTGCGCAAACAGAGCAAGGACGGACCATCTCCTGCCGAGTGCAAGGCTATCTCCAGATAGACGAGAGTGCGCGCGTCATTCGCACGCAATTGACCGGCGGTCCTGCGCCGGCTGAGGGCATCGACCAGAACCGCGTCCTGCGGATTCTCACCGTACAGGAAGAGCCCAATAGCACCATCGCGATTCAATACCAGGCGCTCAAGCGGCTGGACTGGCTTGGCACCCACTATCAGGGCGGGTTGCGGGAATCCGCGGACATCATGGTGGACTTCTACGACAGCGCGGGACTTCTGCTGAAGACCGAACGCTATGCGGCCAGACGAACACCCTCAGGCGACGACGTGATGAACCCAGGAGCCGTGGCGATCTTGAAAGTTGCCAAACCGGCCGAGGCCAAGACCTTTCGCGTCTGGCTGGTAAAATAG